The following coding sequences lie in one Miscanthus floridulus cultivar M001 chromosome 9, ASM1932011v1, whole genome shotgun sequence genomic window:
- the LOC136481717 gene encoding F-box protein At5g03100-like, protein MPPRSNKKLKLMAAESGEDRISALSDTAIHRVLSFLPVYEAVQTCLLARRWRQIWKSMPVLCVEVARRSPAEFNKFVNHLLFFRDQTPLDEFEVRTRMAYNASADSVEPVRYLQMWIRYALMRKVLVLRVRFGYLDKRPRFFNGPLISQDLVTLELYGVVLDRCSMDFSRCPLLEDLEISHCRISAHKMSSQSIRRLWIHSSEFPNAARLQVLAPNLFALRLERNDGLTPFLGSMPLLVKAYVALERRSLSIWHCCRRTDQGLYCNLDLCIDCYDSEKCVVFGGLSNATKIKLKIIGRWSSENIFKRDLKWCPPFSKLKTLVLDDWVVDVANCDVRGLICFLQLTPILEKLILDIYEEITFEKKIDKSCSLVEQFIPSEHFKIVQVTCSKDAKNVHKLVETLIACGIPTDIINIRRRKVVEMLQW, encoded by the exons ATGCCTCCGAGAAGCAACAAGAAACTCAAGCTGATGGCTGCGGAGAGCGGCGAGGACCGCATCAGCGCCCTCTCGGACACGGCGATTCACCGCGTGCTCTCCTTCCTGCCGGTGTATGAGGCCGTGCAGACGTGCTTGCTCGCCCGCCGGTGGCGCCAGATCTGGAAGTCCATGCCCGTCCTGTGCGTCGAGGTTGCCAGGAGGAGCCCGGCAGAGTTCAACAAGTTCGTCAACCACTTGCTGTTCTTCCGCGACCAAACGCCCCTGGACGAGTTCGAGGTCAGGACTAGAATGGCATATAATGCCTCTGCGGACAGTGTGGAGCCTGTTCGGTACCTCCAGATGTGGATCCGATACGCCCTGATGCGAAAAGTTCTGGTGCTCAGGGTCCGTTTCGGTTATTTGGACAAACGCCCGCGGTTCTTCAACGGGCCTCTCATCTCCCAGGACTTGGTGACTCTAGAGCTTTATGGTGTTGTTCTGGATCGCTGCTCTATGGATTTTTCTCGCTGTCCTTTGTTAGAGGATCTTGAGATTAGTCACTGCCGAATTTCTGCCCACAAGATGTCATCCCAATCCATAAGGCGTTTGTGGATCCATAGTAGTGAATTTCCTAATGCTGCTAGGCTACAGGTGCTTGCCCCAAATCTTTTTGCACTTCGACTGGAGCGAAATGATGGCCTGACTCCTTTCCTCGGAAGCATGCCATTGCTTGTAAAAGCATATGTCGCACTTGAACGTCGGTCGTTGTCCATTTGGCATTGTTGCAGGCGCACCGACCAAGGGCTTTATTGTAATCTTGATCTATGCATTGATTGTTATGACAGTGAAAAGTGTGTAGTATTTGGAGGTCTATCCAATGCTACAAAAATAAAGTTGAAAATAATTGGGCGTTGGTCTTCAGAG AATATCTTCAAGCGAGATTTGAAATGGTGCCCCCCATTTAGCAAGTTAAAGACTTTGGTACTTGATGATTGGGTTGTTGACGTTGCTAACTGCGATGTTCGTGGGCTAATCTGCTTTCTTCAACTCACCCCAATTCTAGAGAAGCTGATTCTTGACATTTATGAG GAGATTACATTTGAAAAGAAAATTGATAAAAGTTGTAGTCTGGTGGAACAATTTATTCCTTCTGAGCACTTTAAAATAGTTCAAGTCACTTGCAGCAAGGATGCTAAAAATGTTCACAAACTTGTGGAGACTTTAATTGCCTGCGGCATACCTACTGATATAATCAATATCAGGAGACGTAAAGTTGTTGAAAT
- the LOC136481718 gene encoding F-box/LRR-repeat protein At3g26922-like, with protein sequence MPPGREDKRLNPTAAVNGGGDFLSSLPEGILHHVLYFLPPHEAVRTSVLSRFWRDLWRSMTALRISDDGRWSSAADFNTFVNNLLLFRDRSPLREFEFYTYFHPQMQSDEYKDSDEVVRYVDMWIQHAFMCGVRVLKVIGMSLPRPMVLVNVPLIAKHLETLQLWSVLLDGCSMDFSRCERLEDLMMDDCRISGHRMVSKSLRRLRVCYCHFSHDTRTRISVPSLVSLQLDGNRGLTPFLERMPLLVTALVRLGPTAALKDLDGSQTCVLLESLSNAADLELVAESRATIFKQDPKWCPKFNKLKTLILSDWVLGHDIRALKVILQHAPILEKLILQLSDDHNYGIEMEESCSLVQQFLPSEHLKVFEVRCRMDDEMVRKFEKMLKAFGITSITFTLQEPDS encoded by the exons ATGCCGCCGGGCCGCGAGGACAAGAGACTCAACCCGACGGCCGCGGTgaacggcggcggggacttcctcaGCAGTCTCCCGGAAGGGATCCTTCACCACGTGCTCTACTTTCTGCCGCCACATGAGGCGGTGCGCACGTCCGTGCTCTCCCGCTTCTGGCGCGACCTCTGGAGGTCGATGACCGCCCTGCGCATCTCCGACGACGGTAGGTGGTCCTCTGCGGCGGATTTCAACACCTTCGTCAACAATCTGCTCCTCTTCCGCGACCGCTCCCCTCTGCGGGAGTTCGAGTTCTATACCTATTTCCATCCCCAAATGCAATCTGATGAATACAAGGACAGTGATGAGGTTGTCCGATACGTCGACATGTGGATCCAGCACGCTTTCATGTGTGGCGTTCGAGTGCTCAAAGTCATTGGCATGTCCTTACCCAGACCCATGGTGCTAGTCAATGTGCCTCTCATCgccaagcacttggagaccctgCAGCTTTGGTCTGTATTGCTGGATGGCTGCTCTATGGATTTCTCAAGATGTGAGAGGTTGGAGGATCTTATGATGGATGACTGCAGAATTTCGGGCCACAGAATGGTCTCCAAGTCACTAAGGCGCCTCCGTGTCTGTTACTGTCACTTTTCTCATGATACCCGTACTCGGATTTCTGTGCCGAGTCTTGTTTCGCTTCAACTGGATGGAAACAGAGGCTTGACACCTTTCCTTGAAAGAATGCCGCTGCTAGTCACAGCACTGGTCAGACTTGGTCCGACTGCGGCTCTCAAGGATCTTGATGGCAGCCAAACGTGTGTGCTTCTTGAAAGTTTGTCCAATGCTGCAGATTTGGAGTTGGTAGCTGAATCTAGAGCG ACTATTTTCAAGCAAGATCCGAAATGGTGCCCTAAATTTAACAAGTTAAAGACTTTGATACTCAGTGATTGGGTGTTGGGCCATGACATTCGTGCACTAAAAGTTATCCTCCAGCATGCTCCAATTCTCGAGAAGCTCATTCTTCAACTTTCTGAT GATCATAATTACGGAATTGAAATGGAAGAAAGTTGCAGTCTAGTGCAACAATTTCTGCCATCTGAGCACCTCAAAGTATTTGAAGTTAGATGTAGAATGGATGATGAAATGGTTCGCAAGTTTGAGAAAATGTTGAAGGCCTTTGGCATAACTTCTATTACATTCACTTTACAGGAGCCCGACAGTTGA